In Erigeron canadensis isolate Cc75 chromosome 1, C_canadensis_v1, whole genome shotgun sequence, a single window of DNA contains:
- the LOC122602404 gene encoding serine carboxypeptidase-like has translation MATSFHPQILYLIPFLVLVFIPSSFPRNINNPYSFHHSKSLKKTGHQLIKDLNLHPKLDINIAKSYNHTSSLDQELKVTRGGIVEKRLSLSVLGDSGATVHDLAQHAGYYRIEHTVDARMFYFFFESRKAKSDPVVIWLTGGPGCSSELALFYENGPFKLTNNLSLVWNDYGWDKVSNLIYVDQPTGTGFSYSSSDQDTRHDETGVSNDLYFFLQAFFKAHPDYVNNDFYITGESYAGHYIPAFASRVNQGNQKKEGIHINLKGFGIGNGLTDPAIQYKAYTDYALANSLISQSDYSQINQQIPDCEAAIKECGTTGTTSCEMALAICEQIFEDILDIAGNINYYDIRIPCKGSLCYDFSNMENFLSESSVKTALGVPSDIDFVSCSRSVYDAMLDDWMRDLEVGIPALLEQGIEMLIYAGEYDLICNWIGNYNWVNAMSWSGQNQFVAASNVSFVVGGKEAGIMKSHGPLTFLKVHNAGHMVPMDQPIAALQMLQLWTTGKLTQNKNGKTILP, from the exons ATGGCTACTTCTTTTCATCCTCAAATACTCTATCTCATTccatttcttgttcttgttttcatTCCATCATCATTTCCAAGAAACATTAATAATCCTTATTCATTTcatcattcaaaatctttgaaAAAAACAGGCCATCAACTTATCAAAGACCTCAACTTGCATCCAAAACTTGATATTAATATAGCCAAGTCCTACAACCATACTTCATCTCTTGATCAAGAACTAAAGGTTACACGAGGAGGGATCGTTGAAAAACGGTTGTCTTTATCGGTTCTTGGTGACTCGGGTGCCACAGTTCATGATCTTGCCCAACATGCTGGATATTATCGTATTGAACATACGGTTGATGCCCG GATGTtctattttttctttgaatCAAGAAAGGCCAAAAGTGATCCAGTAGTCATATGGCTTACTGGAGGACCAGGATGCAGCAGTGAATTGGCTCTCTTTTATGAAAATGGTCCTTTTAAACTTACCAACAACTTGTCTCTTGTTTGGAATGACTATGGTTGGGATAAG GTTTCAAACTTGATATATGTTGATCAACCCACAGGAACTGGATTCAGTTATAGTTCTAGCGACCAAGACACCCGCCACGATGAAACTGGAGTCAGCAATGATCTCTACTTCTTTTTGCAG GCATTTTTTAAGGCGCATCCTGATTATGTAAACAATGACTTCTACATCACCGGGGAATCATATGCCGGGCACTACATTCCAGCTTTTGCTTCTCGAGTTAACCAAGGAAATCAGAAAAAAGAAGGCATTCATATAAACTTGAAGGGTTTTGGAATTGGAAATGGGCTTACCGATCCTGCGATACAGTATAAAGCTTACACTGATTATGCTTTAGCTAACAGCTTGATATCACAATCAGATTACTCTCAAATAAACCAACAAATCCCAGATTGTGAAGCGGCAATCAAAGAATGTG GTACAACAGGTACAACCTCATGTGAAATGGCGCTGGCAATATGTGAGCAAATTTTCGAGGATATCCTGGATATCGCAGGAAATATAAAT TATTATGATATTAGAATACCATGCAAGGGATCTTTGTGCTATGATTTCTCAAACATGGAAAACTTTCTAAGTGAATCATCGGTGAAAACAGCTTTAGGTGTTCCAAGCGACATAGATTTTGTTTCGTGTAGTAGATCAGTGTATGACGCCATGCTTGATGATTGGATGAGAGATCTTGAGGTCGGGATTCCGGCACTTTTGGAGCAAGGAATTGAGATGCTCATATATGCGGGAGAATATGATCTTATTTGCAATTGGATTG GGAATTATAATTGGGTCAATGCAATGTCATGGTCTGGTCAGAACCAGTTTGTGGCAGCTTCGAACGTTTCATTTGTAGTAGGTGGAAAAGAAGCCGGAATTATGAAGAGTCATGGGCCACTTACATTTCTTAAGGTTCATAATGCTGGACATATGGTTCCTATGGATCAACCGATTGCTGCATTACAGATGCTACAGCTTTGGACAACAGGCAAACTTActcaaaacaaaaatggaaagaCTATTCTTCCATGA
- the LOC122579699 gene encoding vacuolar protein sorting-associated protein 24 homolog 1 — protein sequence MEKVMNIIKPKPNPQQLLRDWQRRLRQETRNIDRQIRDIQREEKSVQKAIREAAKRNDMSSAKSLAKEIVRSRRTVNRLYENKAQLNSISMHLGESVAVARTVGHLSKSAEVMKIVNNLMKAPEMAVTMQEFSKEMTKAGVIEEMVNDAVDSALDSDDIEDEIDEEVDKVLTAIAGETAAQLPEAVRKERLKQPAQSTEDVEDEGVDDEEELEEIRARLAKVRS from the exons ATGGAAAAAGTGATGAACATAATAAAACCAAAACCTAATCCACAACAACTCTTACGCGATTGGCAACGCCGTCTCCGACAAGAGACTCGCAACATCGATCGTCAGATTCGCG ATATTCAGAGAGAAGAGAAAAGTGTTCAGAAAGCGATCCGAGAAGCCGCCAAGCGAAACGACATGTCTTCTGCCaag TCACTGGCAAAAGAAATCGTGAGATCCAGGAGAACCGTGAACCGCCTCTATGAAAATAAAGCTCAGTTGAATTCAATATCAATGCATCTAGGAGAAAGTGTCG CTGTAGCTCGTACGGTGGGGCATCTGTCTAAGAGTGCTGAAGTTATGAAGATAGTTAATAACCTAATGAAGGCTCCAGAAATGGCTGTCACAATGCAAGAATTCAGCAAAGAAATGACTAAG GCGGGTGTTATTGAAGAAATGGTGAATGATGCTGTTGACTCTGCACTGGATTCAGATGACATAGAAGATGAGATTGACGAAGAGGTTGATAAGGTTCTAACTGCAATAGCTGGCGAGACTGCTGCACAGCTTCCTGAAGCAGTCAGGAAAGAGCGGTTAAAGCAACCTGCTCAGTCAACTGAAGATGTAGAG GATGAGGGTGTCGATGATGAGGAAGAATTAGAAGAAATAAGGGCCCGCCTTGCCAAAGTAAGGTCGTGA